Genomic DNA from Candidozyma auris chromosome 1, complete sequence:
ATAAGTATCTACACCCTGTAGGTGCAAAAAATCCATAACACTTTCTTCCTTATGACGTgtttccttcaacacttCGTAACGTTCCTCTTTTTAGTTTCTTTGGGGACATGTGATGATCGCCGTCAGTCCCCGAAACATATTCGGTCAACGTTCAAAGATTTTGGCGTTGAGTTAGACAAACGTGGTAAACACTATGAGACGCCCTTGATTTACCTTGCTGATGACCATCCTCTGGATCACTACTATACCACACCTTACTTTCCAAGCCGTTCGTAATTCACCCTCTCTACCAAAACCTCAAATCTCTCTCTAACATCTTTTAGCTGTTGGTGGCAGGGTGGAAAGCCACTGGCAATACGCTTTCGACAAAGCTCGCAAGCTTGTCGACCGCATGTCCATTCCCGAAAAGGTAAACTTGACTACCGGCACCGGTTGGGGTTCAGGTCCATGTGTGGGTAACACTGGTTCCGTCCCTCGCCTCGGTATTCCTTCGTTGTGCTTACAAGATGGACCGAATGGAGTGAGGTTCACAGACTTCGTAACCCACTTTCCCTCTGGTTTGGCCGCTGCAAGtaccttcaacaaggagcTCGTGTACAAGCGTGGGAAGGCCATTGGACGCGAGCATCGTTCTAAAGGAGTTCACATCGCTCTTGGACCCTCGATTGGGCCTATCGGCCTCAAAGCTAAAGGTGGCCGAAACTGGGAAAGTTTTGGCGCAGACCCTTACTTGCAAGGAATCATGGGGGCCCAAACAGTCAAGGGAATTCAGGAAGAGGGTGTTGTTGCCGTTGCAAAGCACTTGATAGGTAATGAACAAGAGCATTTCAGACAAGTTGGCGAGTGGGACCACGGTGACTATGACAGACTTGATCTGTCGATCAGTTCCAACATTGGCGACAGAGCAATGCACGAAGTCTATTTGTGGCCATTTGCTGACGTTATCAAGGCCGGTGTTGGCGGGATAATGTGTGCTTACAATATGGTCAACAACACCTATGCCTGTGAAAATTCTCAGCTCCTCAACTACTTACTCAAGGAAGAACTTGCCTTCCAGGGATTTGTTGTGTCAGACTGGGGTGCTCAGCATACCGGAGTAACGTCGGCATTGTCTGGACTTGACATGACTATGCCTGGCGAAGTGTTTGATGACTGGCTCGGAGGAAAGTCTTACTGGGGACCACTTCTCACTAGAGCAGTTTACAATAAGACGATACCTCAGGATCGGCTCAACGACATGGCTGCCAGAATCCTAGctcctttcttctcatcagagcatctctctcttccctcttgtgaagaagtccCGAACTTTAGTTCCTGGACTCACCATACCTATGGCCAGCAGTATCCTTATCAGCACTTTGGAGCAATCGTGCAATAGAATTTTCATGCTGAAGCTAGGTCTGTTATGAACGACAAGGTCGCTCTTGAGACAGCTCGACAGGGAATAGTACTCCTAAAAAATAAGAACAGGAATCTTCCAATTCACAAGGATGATGGAGTAAGGAGACTTTTGATAGCCGGAATAGCTGGTGGAGTGGATCCCAATGGTTTCAATTGCAGGGATCAAAAGTGTACTGATGGAACACTTACTTCTGGGTGGGGATCAGCTTCCGTCAACAATCCTTGGGTTGTAACAGCTCAGGAGGcgatttcaagaaaggcAAGGGAAAGAGGAATGCTTGTTGATCTCTCTGAGGACAACTGGGATCTAGAGTGTACTGAAGAGCTTTCTGATTTTGCAGACATGACTATTGTTATAGTTAACTCTGTATCAGGAGAGGGTTACATTGAAGTCGATTACAACTACGGTGACAGGAACAACGTTTCCTTGTGGCATAACGGTGACGAACTCATCAAGAGGGTCACCGAgggttgcaaaaaaactGTTGTGGTCATCAATGCTGTCGGTCCTGTCAATATGGAGAAATGGATTGAAAACGACAATGTAGTTGCAGTCCTCTTTGTTCCCCCATTGGGCCAATTCGTGGGAGTTGCGATTGCTGAAGTACTCTTCGGAGAAGTCAATCCGTCTGGAAAGTTGCCATTTACAATAGCCAAAAAGAATCTGCATTATGCCGATATTCGATACGAGTTGGGTGACTGTTGTGATCCTCAAGATACATTCGAGAGAGGGGTGTACCTCGATTATCGATTCTTCGACAAGCATAATATCAAACCTCGTTTTGAATTCGGATACGGCTTGTCGTATTCGAAATTTCTGGTGACGGACCTAGAGATCTACGAGATCAATCCTCCTTCTGAATATCTTCCTTGTCCCTCTGACTACATGCCCAGGTTTCATACTATCGACGATGACATATGTGATCCGGAGGATGCACTTTTCCCACATGACGAGATGGACCCTGTTCCTGGATTTATCTACCCTTACTTGTACAACGAAGACGTCAGGTCacttgacgaagatgatTGTTACGATTATCCTAAGGGCTATACTCCCGATCAGAAGTGCGAAGCTCCGTTAGCGGGAGGAGGGCCAGGAGGTAATCCAGCATTATGGGAAACCCTCTACAGAGTTTCTGCCAAGGTCTCGAACGACGGATCAATTGGAGGTAACTACGTTGCACAGCTCTACATTGAGTTCCCAAGTACCATAGTCGCCTCTCCGCCGAGGATACTCAGAGGCTTCGAGAAGATTTACTTGGAGCCTAAAGAATGTGGGGAAGTTGAGTTTGAGATCAAGCACCGTGATTTAAGCATCTGGGAGAAAGAGTCTCAGCAGTGGATTATCCAAACAGGAACGTATAAATTGTACGTAAGCACCTCCAGTCGGAAGGTAGAACTTTGTGGGGAAATAGAAATCGGGTGTtaatttggctgcgaaataaATAGGATGCGTTCTGCATCAGTGTTGATTATTTTGGTAGCGAGCGTATTAAATCTAATACAAGAACAGCTCACAACAGctcttgcaattgcaaaaaagtcagATGTCAACGAGAAACCTATTGGGCGAGAAGTATGCCCGACATAGGGCTATGAATCCAAGTACCACCAGACCACGCAGTCCCTTAAAACAGAAAAGCCCTATCAGAGCCACAAGATCCCTTTCCAATAAGTACGACGAGTATCTCACGAAAAGACCCTTGGCACCAAGAAGACTTAACAATGACACGAATTCTAATGGGAGGAAACTAAATTCGCCAATAAAAATTTTAAGGGAAAATGAACTCCATCGACAAAAACTCCCTAGGTTATTTCGAGGACTCTCTCCACCAAAGCTCAGCGAGACTCAGCATAGTGTGATGAAAAGTAGATCGTGGCAAGGAGCCAATAATCACCTTTCCAAGCAGAATACGCGAAACAAAGAGACCGTGTTCCTGAAACTACGATCTTTTTTGTCTAAAATCAGTACGAGTGAAGACTCAGAGTACAAGCAGCTTAAGGACTCCGCAGGACTAACTGCTCCTCATGAGACACCAACGACTCGATTGACACCAGCTAGAATTGACGGTCGCAGAACTCTTGGACGTCAATGGAATATGTTGAATGAAAGAGATGAGGTTGACGAGGAAGTGAGGAGAGCCAAAGCTCGTGAAGAAGCGAAACGCCTTAATGACAGGATCAATGAACTTGAGAGAACACTAGATCTGGAACGAAAAAGCGCTCAGGAGACCAAggaagatcttgagaggCAGCTATATCTACTTAAACGTGATAACGAAGCCACAACTCACAGtttgaaggaggagatAAGAGAACTTGAGTTTCGTGCTagcagaagaaacaagGAGATTGAAAGGCAGAGACTTTCACAACTTCGAGAAGAGGTTTTGCGGGAGAATGAGTCATTTTTGATTCAACAAAATACCAGAGAGCAGAACTTGAGAAGACGTGAGCAACAACTCGAAGAGTGGAATAAGAAGCTCAATCAGACAAGAATCGAAGTGGAGAAGCGTGAGATTGACGTAAAGCTGAAGGAGGAGTACCTTAGGGTGTTGGAAAATCGTCTCAAGACGAGACAAAATGAAGTAGAGGCcattgttgagaagaaccCTCTAGAGGAGGTAGAACAAATGATAACAGAGCATGAAAGTGATCTCAAAACATTTAGGGAGACGGTTCATTTGGTGATCGAGGATAccagaagagaaaatgaCCAAAATCTTCTGGTTCGGCTTCATGGCCTTCTAAAGTCTACCGGAGCTCAGAATAAGAAGGATGGGTATAACAAATGGAAGACCCTCTTCGCAGACTATAATAACTATCTTGATGAATATCATCGGGTGACTAACAAGGAAGCTCTCGCAGACAATTACAATCAAAAAACTCTCGAAAAAATTAAGGAAAACTTTCGCCAGCTACATGACGAGTTTCAGAGTAaggtttcaagaagagcataCAGAATCAATCAGCTAAATAATCAGATAAAGAAGAGCTGGGTCAAGCGTTTCGACTTTGACATTGTGAAAGCCGAAAGGATTGCTCAATATCTCACTATTCGCTCAGAGCTTCATCACAAGCAAAAGTGTACATTAaagattcttcaagagctcaatgTGCTCATCCAAAAACTAGAAGCGGTAGAGGCTGATATCGCGTAAAATGTCTCCCGCCTTGATATGTTGATGTGATACGCGGGTCTCACGTCGCAGCGCGCGTCTCATCTACCACCATCAATAGAAACCAATTTTATAGAACGCATCATATAATAATAATGTCCGGCCCAGCGTCTCTTCCAGTCAAATTGACGCCTGCCAATATAAGACCCATAGCATATCGaatcttgtcaaaaaaacATGGTCTCAATATTCAAACAGATGCCCTCAGTGTTCTTACAGACGTGATCGGTCTTCGCTTCGGTGCCGAATGGAAGGGCCCAAGAACCCAGCACTttattgaagaaattgcaAAAGCATGGAAGCTTCAAGATAGAGGAATCTTTATCGATGGACCAAATCTAGAGCAAGTTGTGAACGAGTTAAGCAAGGACAAGAGCCTCGGCAAGGAGGGCCCTCAGAAGGCTCTGCGTTCTGATACTCTAATGGATATCGACTCAGAATCTCATGAGAACAACGGCGAGGTTCTCATCAAGTGGACCGACTACTTTGCCTTCATAACACCTGATAACCAGCCAAATTTTGTATTTGACAGGGTCAGGAAACAGTTCAATTCTAAGCCTGCTGTGGGCTCCAAGTTGAATAGCACGCTCCAGGCATCCATAGACTATTTTAACTCAAGATACCACCTTATCGTTGATCGTCTTTCAAGGCATGAAAACTTTCAAAAGCAgtctttctcaagtctAGCTGCTGTCAATAGCACCTTGAACAGAGACGAATTGAAGTATGAGATCACTCTCATAAAGAATGTGTTGGGTCGTGATGGTGGAAAGTTCATCTTGTTTGGTCTTCTATCTACAAACATAAACGGTAATTACATCCTTGAAGATGCTACAGATCACATTGAGCTTGATTTCATGCACACTCTACCCACGGAAGGCTCATTCTATACAACAGGAATGTTTCTCATTGTAGAGGGTATTTATTCCGCTTCTGGAGGATCTATGAATAATGACGCTAATGTCATAAGTGGTCGTTTTCACGTGTCTAATATAAGTCACCCTCCTGCTGAAAGACGAGATGTTGGTCTCAAGACCTATGGTTACTTAGACTTCATGGGAATCCATGGTCAGGTATCTTCTACCTTGAGTGGAGGCGGGAAACTTGATAAACCTCTTAGAAAGAAACTAAGTGCATTAGAAAAAGCACTAGGAAATCACAAACTAATATACCTCGGAGCAAATtgcttccttgatgataGAAAAATCATGACCGGATTAAAAAAGTTCTTCGGACAGCTAGAAAACAGCCTCATCGAACAACAAGGTACTGAGGATCAAGACTCTCCCTTGGCTATCGTCATGACGGGATCTTTCTGTTCCACGCCGCTTACGGCAGTAAATGGATCAAACACTCAAGTGTCGAACTCAGAAAACTACAAGAGCAATTTCGACGAGTTAGCGGCTCTTTTAACGAACTTTCCAGTTGTCATCAAGACCTGTAAGTTAGTCTTGATGCCGGGGCCCAACGATCCGTGGCAATCGTCATACTCACTAGGCAGGGAAAGCTTAACTAACTTGCCTCAGAAGCCCATTCCAAAGGTTTTTTTGACTCGTTTGGAGCGTCTCCTTCCGAAAGGAAACCTTATTTACGGAGGAAACCCTATGCGGATAAATTATATCTCTCAAGAAATTGTGCTTTACAGAGACGACCTCATGAATAAACTCAAGAGAAATGACATATTGtttcaagagcagcttgaCGCGATGGCTGAGGCAGATAAAGAGAACCAAGAGGAGGGCTTGAATGTCAAAGATATGGTGGGAAATCAAACAGGCTTCTTAAGTCCGAAGATTAGACAAGCCCGTCAATTGGTCAAAACtattcttgatcaaggaaacTTGCAgccttttttgaaagatttgaaagtAATTGATCCAAATTACCATCACGTCCTACGTATTGAACCTTTACCCACGTCACTAGTGCTTTTTGATTCACGGTTTGAATCCTTCGAGGTGACATACAATGGGTGCAAGGTTGCAAATATCGGTAATTTGatcagcaacaagaacacaaaaaaattgaattttGCTGAGTATTATCCAAGCAATAAGAGTTACATATTCAGGGAACAATATTTCTAGGCGCTGCTTTGGTGCTCACAATGCGGGATCTTTGCATAGAGTGCGACTTTCTATCAATGCTTTAGCCTGCGCACCAACTCACACTTCTATCCAATGTCACCGCTCCCTTTTCAACGGGGGAAGCATATCAAATATATCCAAGATCTCGACTCAAAGGCCACTAAGCAAACGTATGAGTATTGGCTTCTGGAACATCTTCGCCTCAATGGCTTGTACTGGGGTATCATGGCTTTGGATACGATGAACGCGTTAGATGCCTTGCCCCAAGATGAAGTGCTCCAATTTGTTGTAGGCTGTTacgacaaagagaaaggagGGTTTGCTCCATTTCCAGGCCATGACGCTCATATGCTTACGACTCTATCTGGTTTGCAGATCTTATTTATATATCGTCGCCTTGACTTGATTGAgggagagaagagagatAAGATCATCGACTTCGTCATGCAACAACGCTGCGCTGATGGCTCTTTTAAAGGTGATGCTTTTGGTGAAATAGATACAAGATTTGTATTCGCTGCCGTTTACATTCTTAAGATGTTGGGCAGACTAACACACGAAGTTGCAGAGGGAGCTACAGAATTTATCATGCGTTGCCGAAACTTCGATGGAGGTTTTGGACTACTACCAGGATCTGAATCACACGCTGCACAAGTATACACGAGTCTTGGAACATTAGCTATTTGCAAGAATTTGGATAGAATTGACAGCAAGACACCCAGCTGGCTCAGTGAAAGACAGGTTTTGCCATCGGGTGGTTTTAATGGAAGACCGGAGAAGCTTCCTGATGCCTGCTACAGCTGGTGGGTTCTACTGTCACTCGaaatgttgcaaaaatcaCATTGGATTaattttgagcttcttgagaaattcATATTAGAATGTCAAGATCTCGACGATGGTGGATTTGGCGATAGACCCGATAATCAAACTGACGTTTATCACACCTGTTTTGCCATTTGTGGCTTGAGTTTGATGTACAGTGATAAGTATGGATTGAAACCGGTGGATCCAGTGTATTGTATGCCCACAGAAATTACAAAATTATTACCGGATAATTAATAATCAGGTTTCTATATGGTACACAATacaaaaagaggaaaatgCTATATGCCTAAAATGCTAGCTTATGCAGCTACCATCAACCCTGTATCCATCATCCAAATGTCACCGATTTTGTCAATTTCTTCGATTTGCTTATCCGtaaacttgatgattctgCCCTCTATAACATTGCTCTTGGTCTCGCCATCTTCCTTATAGTAGCCGCCAAGGGATGAGTAGGCACACCAAAGATAGTTTTTACAATAGTTCATCATGTGCCAAGCAGCCTCAGGCTCATGTTCAACGTTTACCGCTTTCTTACGGTTTCTATCAAACGGAGGAATGATGGCATGGGTAATCCTCATCTTTGATCTGAAAAATGTCTCAAATGCCTCGAGTGTCTTTAGATGACTGAAACGCTTCTTGCTCTCAAACTCGTCCTTTAGATTGGCGCCTTTGTCAACGTTACCACAAAATCGGAATCCAGAGTTGAACCAGACAAGCGTCTGATTGTCTGTGTCACTGATGTGGCTTGGA
This window encodes:
- the BET2 gene encoding Rab geranylgeranyltransferase BET2, with product MSPLPFQRGKHIKYIQDLDSKATKQTYEYWLSEHLRLNGLYWGIMALDTMNALDALPQDEVLQFVVGCYDKEKGGFAPFPGHDAHMLTTLSGLQILFIYRRLDLIEGEKRDKIIDFVMQQRCADGSFKGDAFGEIDTRFVFAAVYILKMLGRLTHEVAEGATEFIMRCRNFDGGFGLLPGSESHAAQVYTSLGTLAICKNLDRIDSKTPSWLSERQVLPSGGFNGRPEKLPDACYSWWVLSSLEMLQKSHWINFELLEKFILECQDLDDGGFGDRPDNQTDVYHTCFAICGLSLMYSDKYGLKPVDPVYCMPTEITKLLPDN
- the BGL22 gene encoding Bgl22p codes for the protein MSIPEKVNLTTGTGWGSGPCVGNTGSVPRLGIPSLCLQDGPNGVRFTDFVTHFPSGLAAASTFNKELVYKRGKAIGREHRSKGVHIALGPSIGPIGLKAKGGRNWESFGADPYLQGIMGAQTVKGIQEEGVVAVAKHLIGNEQEHFRQVGEWDHGDYDRLDSSISSNIGDRAMHEVYLWPFADVIKAGVGGIMCAYNMVNNTYACENSQLLNYLLKEELAFQGFVVSDWGAQHTGVTSALSGLDMTMPGEVFDDWLGGKSYWGPLLTRAVYNKTIPQDRLNDMAARILAPFFSSEHLSLPSCEEVPNFSSWTHHTYGQQYPYQHFGAIVQ
- the DPB2 gene encoding DNA polymerase epsilon noncatalytic subunit; its protein translation is MSGPASLPVKLTPANIRPIAYRILSKKHGLNIQTDALSVLTDVIGLRFGAEWKGPRTQHFIEEIAKAWKLQDRGIFIDGPNLEQVVNELSKDKSLGKEGPQKASRSDTLMDIDSESHENNGEVLIKWTDYFAFITPDNQPNFVFDRVRKQFNSKPAVGSKLNSTLQASIDYFNSRYHLIVDRLSRHENFQKQSFSSLAAVNSTLNRDELKYEITLIKNVLGRDGGKFILFGLLSTNINGNYILEDATDHIELDFMHTLPTEGSFYTTGMFLIVEGIYSASGGSMNNDANVISGRFHVSNISHPPAERRDVGLKTYGYLDFMGIHGQVSSTLSGGGKLDKPLRKKLSALEKALGNHKLIYLGANCFLDDRKIMTGLKKFFGQLENSLIEQQGTEDQDSPLAIVMTGSFCSTPLTAVNGSNTQVSNSENYKSNFDELAALLTNFPVVIKTCKLVLMPGPNDPWQSSYSLGRESLTNLPQKPIPKVFLTRLERLLPKGNLIYGGNPMRINYISQEIVLYRDDLMNKLKRNDILFQEQLDAMAEADKENQEEGLNVKDMVGNQTGFLSPKIRQARQLVKTILDQGNLQPFLKDLKVIDPNYHHVLRIEPLPTSLVLFDSRFESFEVTYNGCKVANIGNLISNKNTKKLNFAEYYPSNKSYIFREQYF